In the Blautia coccoides genome, ACAGAGGATGTGCTGAGATGCAGTCCTGTGCGTCCGTGTTCGGGCCAACTGAAGCAGGCGGGCGAAAACAAAATGATGGAGAGTAAAGGAGCGTATTGAGATGAAAGCAGGAATTATCGGAGCAGGCAGAATCGGAAAGGTACATGCAAAGAATATATCTATGTTTGTGCCGGAGGTGGAGATCAAGACAGTTGCGGACCCTTTTATGAATGAGGAGACAGAGAAGTTTCTGAGAAAATGCGGTGTGCAGAACGTGACAAAGAATGCGGAGGACATTTTTCAGGATGAGGAGATCGAGGCAGTTTTGATCTGTTCTTCCACAGATACGCACTCTAAATATATTATAGAAGCAGCCAGGGCAGGAAAACATATTTTTTGTGAAAAACCGATAGACTACGATTTGGACAAAGTAAGAGAAGCGATCCAGACTGCAGAGGATGCAGGTGTGAAGCTGCAGATTGGATTCTGCCGCAGATTTGACCATAATCACAGAGGGGTTTATGACATGGTGCAGTCCGGCAGAGTGGGGAAAGTGCAGATGATCAAAATTAGCTCAAGAGACCCGGAGCCACCTGCCATTGAATATGTGAAGGTGTCCGGCGGGATTTTTTATGATATGATGATCCACGATTTTGATATGGCCCGTTTTCTGGCAGGAGGTGCTGAGGTAACCGAGGTTATGGCAGCAGGCTCTGTGCTGATCGACCCAGCTATCGGGGAAGCGGGAGACGTGGATACGGCTGTTGTCGTGCTGAAGTTTGACAACGGGATCATCGCAACCATTGACAACAGCAGAAAGGCTGTCTATGGGTATGATCAGAGAGTGGAAGTGTTCGGTTCCGAAGGATGTGCCCGCAATGAAAATGATGTGCCGAATACAGTTAAACTCTCAGATGCCGTGGGAACCAGTTGTGAGAATACATATAAGGTGATGTGGGACCGCTATACAGGTGCATTTGTATCAGAAATTCAGGCATTCGCAGATGCTGTGGAAAATGATAAGGAGACACCGGTTACCGGGATGGATGGACTGTATCCGGTACTGATGGCAGCGGCGGCCACAAAATCCCTGAAAGAGGGAAGACCTGTAAAGATTGAGGAGGTAGAGGGAAGATGAGTCTGAGAAAATGTGCCTGTATTGATACTCTGTATACAGAACTGCCCTGGGAGGAGAGATTCGGGGCAGCAAAGAAGGATGGATTTGACGCTGTGGAGTTCTGGGACTGGAGAACCCGTGATCTGAAAGCCACAAAGAAAGCAGCAGATGAGGCCGGGATTTCTGTCAGTG is a window encoding:
- the iolG gene encoding inositol 2-dehydrogenase; translated protein: MKAGIIGAGRIGKVHAKNISMFVPEVEIKTVADPFMNEETEKFLRKCGVQNVTKNAEDIFQDEEIEAVLICSSTDTHSKYIIEAARAGKHIFCEKPIDYDLDKVREAIQTAEDAGVKLQIGFCRRFDHNHRGVYDMVQSGRVGKVQMIKISSRDPEPPAIEYVKVSGGIFYDMMIHDFDMARFLAGGAEVTEVMAAGSVLIDPAIGEAGDVDTAVVVLKFDNGIIATIDNSRKAVYGYDQRVEVFGSEGCARNENDVPNTVKLSDAVGTSCENTYKVMWDRYTGAFVSEIQAFADAVENDKETPVTGMDGLYPVLMAAAATKSLKEGRPVKIEEVEGR